The nucleotide window CCTGCATGACGCGCTCGAAGATGTCTCCAAGGAACTGCCAGAAGACATGGATATGATGACATTTCAGATCGTTCCGGGGCGTAAACCCCGCTTCTGGATTGACATCACCAGCTTTGTGGAAATGGCGCGCGACAAACGCACCTACCGGTTTCTCAAGGACACACGGCTTGGCCGGGTGGTGCTTGCGGAAAGTCAGGATGTGGACGATGTCGCCGATGCCGTGACCCATTATCTCGCCGAGCGGATCATCGAGCGGGAGAAGGCAATCGAGTCCGATTATCTCCTCAACAAGATGTCGGACAAGGCGATTAACCGCGAGGTTGTTGCCATGGCCAAGAGCAAGAAGGCAGGGGCCAACGGGATCTGGTGGTTCCTGCTCGGGATTCTGGCTGGCGCCGTCGGCCTTGTGCTTTATGCATGGTTCCTGCCGACCCACTTCTGAGGGGGCACCGTTTACTTTATGGCTGCTAATGGGGCCGATTCCGATGACTGATCGTGGTGGTCAGGCGTTTGGAATGGTCAGCAACTGGTTGCCGAGTTCGCTGATGATCTTGTCTTCGGTTGAATAGCCCCGTTCGATCAACCGACACTGCCAGTCGCCATCCTTGCCACCAATTTCAAACAGATTGTAGCGTGCCGGTGGCTTGCTGCGACTGCCCGGCCCTTGCGAGGCGCTGGGCACGCAGATGACCGGGATCGGGCCGTGCGGTCCTTCGGTTGCCGCCTTGGTCAGCAGATGGGTGTGACCATGCAACACCAGCTCTGCGCCATGCTTTCTCAGCGTCTTGCGGAAGCGGGACGCGCCGATCAGCCTCTTGTGCCAGTGGGTGGAGTGCTTCAGTGGCGGATGGTGGATGAGGACAACGCGAAACAGGCCCTTCTCCTTGCAGCCATCCAGAAGTTTCGACAGGGCGCGGGCCTGTGCCTTGCGGAAATAGCCCGTGGCCATGAGGGGCAGCGTCGCACGGGCGGAATTGACGCCAATGATGGCGACCTTGCCACGGACTCTAAGGTAAGGAAAGTTCAGTGAGCC belongs to uncultured Cohaesibacter sp. and includes:
- a CDS encoding metallophosphoesterase; translated protein: MFRLAHISDPHLGPLPEATAWQLANKRIFGYVNWRRNRKGVLTTDILDNLISDMQAHAPDHLAVTGDLVNLALPAEIANARRWLTSLGTPEDVSVIPGNHDAYVPNARMKAEEAWRPFMSGDIVHSGSLNFPYLRVRGKVAIIGVNSARATLPLMATGYFRKAQARALSKLLDGCKEKGLFRVVLIHHPPLKHSTHWHKRLIGASRFRKTLRKHGAELVLHGHTHLLTKAATEGPHGPIPVICVPSASQGPGSRSKPPARYNLFEIGGKDGDWQCRLIERGYSTEDKIISELGNQLLTIPNA